One genomic segment of Gemmatimonas aurantiaca includes these proteins:
- a CDS encoding metallophosphoesterase yields MSAAKITEHWNLLRKRGLDLGTAAAPAQDAGYGGLLQRFQRGTIYWHPNTGAHEVHGGILTRYNNGGAQGPNPATGERELGFPTSDETISEDGRFPYSVFEWGTIGWVRGTGGVRLFGTLYNAWKAAGGVHSSLGHPLQDVVRIGGGRAAYFERGVLWHADNSTAVLQGDLIPPLLGCPQLIDPDNPPQLPWMRFRGAVAALDAHPELATTLWKQRLRLIPVGSTVIPQVELKPGALTTDGGIRVLSFTVARSTTAGGTHGVDVHTSATTAFAGTTATGPASTSTAGASTGEMSTSTGGGNTTVTTGGLTRRTLYSLAFCVPGIAPIIIAPHDIYARSDWESFNIAHITDIHSSRRVEKYRAQLRKAGVPAADLALFNNWNDSLREFIRFANKQHAAGQLDAIMATGDLVDYVHEVGDHPHGPGNFEFFENLVRGTAQSPDPESPSAEPLRVPIFTSLGNHDYRAWPYALAFKIKVSSGDVVGSFLHDITGGAIDIVVDAVGSALDMVPGIGLLGLIDPISALSLSLIDAQFQYSGLNVTRAEALKLIGLRGKNQNEWFIPVLTPESAAKQVLVEPSMLNESNYYFRHINRNRSYFVRMGQHRLLMLDTRQDKDITDTLTETVITKLGFGSESSEHFLDGSPDSTGVNTDELALLRAALDSAGERGLVLVGMHAPPINPAGNMMLPHFRETMHPGASPEHITSFLFHNKRSAVMQQENSVMVPRPDALTNTPSWPRNGTPYFHIGTVEDLMDMGIAVGHQEELMKIVSGGDGRRPVTLLLCGHGHYRFDFRTRWNAAKQQLEMYTDHYFENPTSYYPVSLPGQWWKESSYRRRLVNIKAGTPAEGAEQIVNDNRAGATWKDLSTFNTPPYARPLSDATDPAQWWRDHQPVVVQTAALGPASNTRRDKDTNENAPGPNFQGFRIIEIADNVIRSVRYITMDLLRSGNLNPTRPPLSTQPPVVLGDPPTPSGNAPAPIGGASGGNSSGASGGTSGGDGKPVVRDHRKPAAGSDEKDSSTPKDTNKPVIRDHRQK; encoded by the coding sequence ATGTCTGCAGCAAAGATCACGGAGCACTGGAATCTGCTCCGCAAGCGCGGCTTGGATCTGGGCACCGCGGCAGCTCCCGCGCAGGACGCGGGGTACGGTGGCCTTCTGCAACGGTTTCAGCGCGGCACCATCTATTGGCACCCCAACACGGGGGCGCATGAAGTGCACGGCGGTATCCTCACCCGCTACAACAACGGCGGCGCGCAGGGACCCAATCCGGCCACCGGCGAGCGGGAGCTGGGGTTCCCCACCAGCGACGAAACAATCAGTGAGGATGGTCGGTTCCCCTACTCCGTCTTCGAATGGGGAACGATCGGCTGGGTGCGGGGCACCGGCGGGGTGCGCCTCTTCGGCACACTCTACAACGCCTGGAAAGCAGCCGGCGGAGTGCACAGCTCGCTCGGTCATCCGCTGCAGGACGTGGTGCGCATCGGCGGCGGCCGCGCCGCGTATTTCGAACGGGGCGTGCTCTGGCATGCGGACAACAGCACCGCCGTCCTGCAGGGGGATCTCATCCCGCCGCTGCTCGGCTGTCCCCAGCTCATCGATCCGGACAATCCGCCGCAGTTGCCCTGGATGCGCTTTCGCGGGGCCGTCGCGGCGCTCGACGCACATCCGGAGCTGGCCACCACCCTGTGGAAGCAGCGACTCCGCCTCATCCCGGTGGGAAGCACCGTCATCCCGCAGGTCGAACTCAAGCCCGGAGCGCTGACCACCGACGGCGGCATACGCGTGCTGTCGTTCACGGTGGCACGCTCCACGACGGCCGGCGGCACGCACGGCGTCGACGTGCACACCAGTGCGACAACCGCCTTCGCCGGCACAACCGCCACCGGTCCGGCCTCCACCAGCACTGCCGGCGCATCGACCGGCGAGATGTCGACCTCCACAGGAGGCGGGAACACGACGGTCACCACCGGCGGCCTCACGCGACGGACCCTCTACTCCCTGGCGTTCTGCGTCCCCGGGATCGCTCCGATCATCATCGCGCCGCACGACATCTACGCGCGAAGCGACTGGGAATCGTTCAACATCGCCCACATCACCGACATCCATTCCAGTCGCCGCGTCGAGAAATATCGTGCGCAGCTCCGGAAGGCCGGCGTGCCCGCAGCCGACCTCGCGCTGTTCAACAACTGGAATGACAGTTTACGCGAGTTCATCCGGTTCGCCAACAAACAGCACGCCGCCGGCCAGCTCGATGCCATCATGGCCACCGGCGATCTGGTGGATTACGTCCATGAAGTGGGGGACCATCCGCATGGCCCCGGCAACTTCGAGTTCTTCGAGAATCTCGTGCGCGGCACGGCGCAGTCACCCGATCCGGAATCCCCCTCCGCCGAGCCGCTCCGCGTGCCCATCTTCACCAGCCTCGGCAATCACGATTACCGGGCGTGGCCGTATGCGCTCGCGTTCAAGATCAAGGTGTCGAGCGGTGATGTCGTCGGTTCGTTCCTGCATGACATCACCGGTGGCGCGATCGATATCGTCGTCGATGCTGTGGGGTCGGCACTCGACATGGTACCGGGAATCGGACTGCTCGGCCTGATCGATCCGATCTCCGCGCTCTCGCTGAGCCTCATCGATGCGCAATTTCAGTATTCCGGGCTGAATGTCACCCGCGCCGAGGCCCTCAAGCTGATCGGGCTCCGCGGCAAGAACCAGAACGAATGGTTCATCCCCGTGCTGACGCCGGAGAGTGCCGCGAAGCAGGTGCTCGTCGAACCGTCGATGCTGAACGAATCCAACTACTACTTCCGGCACATCAACCGCAACCGGTCGTACTTCGTGCGGATGGGACAGCACCGGCTGCTCATGCTCGACACGCGACAGGACAAGGACATCACCGACACGCTGACGGAAACCGTCATCACGAAACTCGGCTTCGGCAGCGAGAGCAGTGAACACTTCCTCGACGGCAGCCCCGATTCGACCGGAGTCAACACGGACGAACTCGCCCTGCTGCGGGCCGCACTCGACAGCGCCGGTGAACGGGGGCTCGTGCTGGTGGGGATGCATGCGCCGCCGATCAATCCGGCCGGCAACATGATGCTGCCGCATTTCCGGGAAACCATGCACCCCGGTGCATCGCCCGAACACATCACCTCGTTCCTGTTCCACAACAAGCGATCGGCCGTGATGCAGCAGGAGAACAGCGTGATGGTGCCGCGTCCGGATGCGCTGACCAACACCCCCAGTTGGCCGCGCAACGGCACGCCGTACTTCCACATCGGCACCGTCGAAGATCTGATGGACATGGGAATCGCCGTCGGTCATCAGGAGGAGCTGATGAAGATCGTCTCCGGCGGAGACGGACGGCGTCCCGTGACACTGCTCCTCTGCGGGCATGGTCACTACCGCTTCGATTTCCGCACCCGCTGGAACGCGGCGAAGCAGCAGCTCGAGATGTACACCGATCACTATTTCGAGAATCCGACGTCCTACTATCCTGTGTCGCTTCCCGGTCAGTGGTGGAAGGAGAGCAGCTACAGGCGGCGTCTCGTGAACATCAAAGCCGGCACACCGGCAGAAGGGGCCGAGCAGATCGTGAACGACAACCGGGCAGGGGCCACGTGGAAGGATCTTTCCACGTTCAATACGCCGCCGTATGCCCGTCCCCTTTCCGATGCAACCGACCCGGCCCAATGGTGGCGCGATCATCAGCCTGTCGTCGTGCAGACGGCAGCGCTGGGCCCCGCCTCCAACACCCGTCGCGACAAGGACACCAACGAAAATGCGCCCGGTCCCAACTTCCAGGGATTCCGCATCATCGAAATCGCCGACAATGTGATCCGGAGCGTCCGCTACATCACGATGGACCTGCTGCGTAGCGGCAACCTGAACCCGACGAGGCCTCCGCTCTCCACACAGCCGCCCGTCGTCCTCGGCGACCCGCCGACTCCCAGTGGCAACGCACCAGCCCCCATCGGTGGAGCCAGTGGTGGAAACAGCAGTGGGGCAAGCGGTGGGACCAGCGGTGGAGATGGAAAGCCAGTGGTGCGTGATCACCGGAAGCCTGCCGCGGGCAGCGACGAAAAAGACAGCAGCACGCCGAAAGACACCAACAAGCCGGTGATCCGCGATCATCGGCAGAAGTGA
- a CDS encoding protein kinase, with amino-acid sequence MDALRARLETALAARYTIERELGGGGMSRTYLAREVALNRRVVVKVLAPELLANISVERFRREVLLAAQLQHPHVVPVLAAGDTDGIPWFTMPYVAGDSLRHRLEGGPLPQAEAVSILRDVARALAYAHGQGVVHRDIKPDNVLLSSGSATVTDFGIAKAINAARTDGGHASGDTHDTALTQAGMSIGTPMYMAPEQAFGDPAIDHRADLYAFGVMAYEIIAGHPPFQGSTPSKLLAAHMGEPPRDLLELAPDCPKALSAIVMSCLAKDPEHRPQGARDVAKVLDSITTTGSGAVTPAILQGGQIHLARATGVWAAATAFVTLTAWAATSVVDLPDWVLPGSVVVMLAGLPLIAFTAFTQRTARRVFSATPGRAAPQGTMTTMAISASPHLSWRRVWLGGGVAVGAFAALVVGFMVMRAMGIGPMASLRSSGTFGSQETVMVADFTSPASDSTLGATVAEALRTDLAQSSSLKVLTRAAIRDLLSWMKRPTDVPLNFDVAREIATLEGAKAVLDGSIQQLGSSYVVSARLVGALDGRELALFRQEAASPDALLVAVGKLSRQVRSKAGESLRTIRASRELERVTTSSLPALRKYVEGSRLADEQAEPERGVALLREAVEIDSSFAMAWRKLAVLLGNEDLDRTGRIEAISTAWRHRERLTEMERLLTEGYYHLNGPTRDLDKAAAAYGAAAALDSTSASALNAAAVVLVMKRDYKGAEALFRKVTKLPRTFGGAFTNLLLMQIGTGRTEALDSTVQAFRVAFPQSNNIWEAEAWAAFGKGDYARMDSLSRSIATRPKTLRQATVSASTVAQVAELQGRIREARQWQAKSGEALLQAQPTVANRLAVALDTVYFEAAYGDKPSALEALQRGLKRAPMADIPATERPWELLGTIALALRDPKLMRTAVTGAEQDLVSSASDLAGVRSVLSAGLAYTEGRWNDAIHEITIADRRFETSERFADVIRGVSWKELGRADSAISAFEHFLATPSVDLDIDARWRVTVLRSLGELYEANGQRQKAIDVYSQITQLWMKADPALQPWVQEIRTRVDKLLRQSG; translated from the coding sequence AATATCTCCGTCGAGCGTTTCCGGCGCGAAGTGTTGCTCGCCGCGCAATTGCAGCATCCGCACGTCGTACCGGTGCTTGCCGCCGGCGACACGGACGGCATTCCGTGGTTCACCATGCCCTACGTCGCCGGCGATTCGCTTCGCCATCGGTTGGAGGGCGGCCCGCTTCCGCAGGCAGAAGCGGTCAGCATTCTGCGCGACGTGGCGCGAGCGCTGGCATACGCACATGGGCAGGGCGTCGTACACCGCGACATCAAGCCGGACAACGTTCTGCTGTCGAGCGGCAGTGCCACGGTCACCGACTTCGGCATCGCCAAGGCCATCAACGCCGCGCGAACCGATGGCGGCCATGCCAGCGGCGACACACACGACACAGCGCTTACGCAGGCGGGCATGTCGATTGGCACGCCCATGTACATGGCGCCGGAACAAGCATTCGGCGATCCTGCCATCGATCATCGCGCCGATCTCTATGCCTTCGGCGTGATGGCGTACGAAATCATTGCCGGCCATCCGCCCTTCCAGGGGAGTACGCCCAGCAAGCTGCTCGCCGCGCACATGGGGGAACCTCCGCGCGATCTGCTCGAGCTGGCACCCGATTGCCCGAAGGCGCTGTCGGCGATCGTCATGTCCTGTCTGGCCAAAGATCCCGAGCACCGGCCGCAGGGGGCGCGGGACGTGGCCAAAGTGCTCGACTCGATCACCACCACTGGCAGCGGCGCCGTGACGCCAGCCATCCTGCAGGGCGGCCAGATCCATCTTGCGCGCGCTACCGGCGTCTGGGCAGCGGCAACGGCATTCGTGACGCTCACGGCATGGGCAGCCACGTCGGTGGTCGACCTGCCCGACTGGGTGCTTCCAGGTTCGGTCGTCGTCATGCTGGCCGGCCTGCCACTCATCGCATTTACTGCCTTCACCCAACGCACGGCCCGGCGTGTTTTCAGCGCTACCCCTGGACGGGCCGCTCCGCAGGGCACGATGACCACGATGGCGATCTCGGCCAGTCCTCACCTGTCGTGGCGGCGAGTCTGGCTGGGCGGTGGTGTGGCCGTTGGCGCGTTTGCCGCACTGGTCGTCGGCTTCATGGTCATGCGGGCCATGGGAATCGGCCCGATGGCGTCGCTACGGAGCAGCGGAACGTTCGGTTCGCAGGAAACGGTGATGGTGGCTGATTTCACCTCGCCCGCCAGTGATTCCACCCTGGGCGCTACCGTAGCCGAAGCACTCCGCACCGATCTCGCGCAGTCGTCATCGCTCAAGGTGCTGACCCGCGCTGCCATTCGTGACCTGCTGTCGTGGATGAAGCGCCCCACGGATGTGCCCCTGAATTTTGACGTCGCTCGCGAAATTGCCACACTTGAAGGCGCCAAGGCCGTGCTGGATGGCAGCATCCAGCAGCTTGGTTCGAGCTATGTCGTGTCGGCGCGATTGGTGGGCGCGCTTGACGGACGTGAGCTGGCGCTGTTCCGGCAGGAAGCGGCCAGCCCGGATGCGCTGCTCGTCGCGGTGGGGAAACTGTCGCGTCAAGTGAGAAGCAAAGCAGGCGAGTCACTGCGGACGATTCGTGCCAGTCGGGAGCTCGAGCGCGTCACCACGTCATCGTTGCCAGCACTCAGAAAGTATGTGGAAGGTTCACGGCTCGCGGATGAACAGGCAGAACCCGAACGCGGTGTTGCTCTCCTGCGCGAGGCCGTAGAGATCGACAGTTCGTTTGCCATGGCCTGGCGCAAGCTCGCTGTGTTGCTTGGCAATGAAGACCTCGATCGCACCGGGCGTATCGAGGCCATCAGCACCGCCTGGCGTCATCGGGAGCGGTTGACGGAAATGGAGCGGCTGCTGACCGAAGGCTACTACCACCTGAATGGTCCGACGCGCGATCTCGACAAGGCCGCGGCAGCCTATGGCGCGGCCGCAGCCCTCGATTCCACCAGTGCCTCTGCCCTCAATGCCGCCGCTGTGGTCCTCGTCATGAAACGCGATTACAAAGGGGCCGAAGCGCTGTTCCGGAAGGTCACGAAACTCCCGCGCACGTTCGGTGGAGCGTTCACCAATCTGCTGCTGATGCAGATTGGCACCGGACGGACAGAAGCGCTCGATTCCACCGTACAGGCGTTTCGCGTGGCCTTCCCACAAAGCAACAACATCTGGGAGGCGGAGGCATGGGCTGCCTTTGGGAAGGGCGACTACGCGCGGATGGACAGTCTGAGCCGATCCATCGCCACTCGGCCAAAGACGCTTCGTCAGGCAACCGTTTCGGCGTCTACCGTGGCCCAGGTGGCCGAACTGCAGGGTCGCATTCGTGAAGCCCGGCAGTGGCAGGCCAAAAGCGGCGAAGCATTGCTCCAGGCACAACCGACGGTGGCCAACCGGCTGGCTGTCGCCCTCGACACCGTCTACTTCGAAGCGGCATATGGCGACAAACCCAGCGCACTGGAGGCACTCCAGCGCGGCCTCAAGCGCGCGCCGATGGCTGACATTCCGGCCACTGAGCGTCCGTGGGAGTTACTGGGCACAATAGCCCTCGCGCTGCGCGATCCGAAGTTGATGCGAACGGCGGTAACCGGCGCCGAGCAGGATCTTGTGTCCTCCGCCTCCGACCTCGCCGGCGTGCGCTCTGTGTTGAGCGCCGGTCTTGCCTATACAGAGGGGCGGTGGAATGACGCCATCCACGAGATCACCATCGCCGATCGACGGTTCGAGACCAGCGAGCGATTTGCGGACGTGATCCGGGGCGTGTCCTGGAAGGAGCTTGGTCGAGCCGACTCTGCAATAAGCGCCTTCGAACACTTTCTTGCTACGCCAAGTGTGGACCTCGATATCGATGCGCGATGGCGGGTGACGGTGCTCCGGAGTCTTGGTGAGCTGTACGAGGCGAACGGCCAACGTCAGAAGGCGATCGATGTGTACAGCCAGATCACGCAGCTTTGGATGAAGGCGGATCCAGCGCTGCAGCCCTGGGTGCAGGAGATTCGCACGCGGGTCGACAAGTTGCTGCGGCAGTCGGGGTGA